The genome window CCAAATTGAGACTTTAGACTCTTGGCTCGTAACCGACGAGACGTCTACTCTCTGTAATGGCAAGTTTCTTTCTATATCATTTAATTCATCTAGCCTTTTCCTTGATGCTCGTATGTAATATAATGTGTCGTAGTCATTGTCATTTAATGAATCTTTCCTTTCTATCGATGCTGATTTTGGGGGCGGTGGAGTTTTAGTTTTGAATGGATTGTCATCAATTTTTTGCGAATTATCCTGTGGTGCAAAGCCTCCCTGTCTCATTGTCGGTGTCGTACTTCCGCTTACCTTTCTCAAAGCTGGTATAAGTCTTGCCTGTTCCTGAGTTTTCGAATTAGTTGGAGAAACTTTATGAGCTGATTTAGGTGGTGGTACTAAAATGCTGGAGAGTAAAGAGGTTTGTCTCCTATGCAAATCCTTATTTTCAGCACTAGGTAACACCAGCCTATTGGCTCTTCTAGCCTCCATTTTAAACAACTTTactgcttcttcaattgctGGTTTACCCTCATGATACTCGTAATTCTCTATCAGATCTTGAGTGTTTTCATCTGTTATCATCGTGTCATTATGAGGCGGAtaaaaagatgatgatctGTTTTTCCTCTCTGGAGACTCATCGCTCTCGTTTTCTTCCCTAATAATACTTTCTAAGGCGCGATctgaagaaacaagagcTGATGTTGATACTGTCCTTGATGATCTTTTGGTGTGATCAGTATGATCAGTGTTGTCTTTACTAGTGTCCTGCGGCAGCGAGTCATTTCCAGAATGACTGCCACTCGTCCATTCAGGGCTGTTTACTCTAGCTGAATGAACCAGCGGAGTTCCACTTACTTCTCTCGATTCCCTTGTGTCCATTAGCGCGGCTGTATTTACCGTGTCCCTACTCGTGTTTGTACTGGAAAACCTTCGCGATTGTATATTTGAAGCTCCTGAATGTGAACCTGATCCAGAGCTTCCTGAATTAATGGAAAGTCTCATATATTGTGAATTTCTATTGTTCGCCAGTCTACGTTGTCTGGAAGAGcttgaagaattcgaaTTAGAGTATGAGTGAGATGGTCTCGAATATGGAAGTCCTGGGTCTTCCATGCTAGTTGATCTATCTCTGCTGTCATCGCTGCCTTCTGGAATGAAAGACTCGTTCAGTACAACACTAAAAGTGCTGTCTCTTGTGTTaacatcattttctttgaaaaacgAATCATGGCGAGTAGGCCTTTGCAGAATTATATCATCTGTACTACCTTCTGAAGAGCTGCTCAGATTCTCGCTCCCATGCAAGGAAACCATGCTTTAAATGTCACTAATGTGTAGTTATGTCGCGATGATTTGTTAGTCTACTCTTTCAATTGTGTCGCGACGTGTTTTAGATTTACAAGTTAGCTTATTCGCtaacagaaaaaaatgcgTACCTTCACTTATATTATAGACTTTGGCTCCTAACCTTTAATGTCTAGTCGGATGTTCAATGCGTCTCTAACGGCCGTCTGGTATGGAAGTGATGTGGTAGTGTTGTTATCAAAAGTGAAAATGCCAGTGAGACTGTCAATTGGAGGAAAAAGTGCTGGCTAGCAGCCTGAAGTATACTCCCAAATATTGAATACCTCCTATACAAGTTTCGCACTTTTAAAACTgacaaacaagaaactcTGTGCGTTTAATGAAAGTTTCTACCTTGTTAATCGTGATAGCtcctctattttttttcactttcttaTTCTTTCGAGACTCAGATCACACAGGAAACCAGCATGAAAAGGgtaaaaaaacaaaaccagTCGAAAatccattgttgttgtatttCCCGATTAGGAATGGTAATGAAAAGGGTAAACTTTGGAACTGCCAGCTGGTAAACGGGTAGCATTTTTGCTGGGTAACGGAGTTTGTGATGCTGGGCaagtatgtatatatgtacatgtGTCTGTGGATATGCCATGTTTATGTTTATATAAGTTAAATCGTTCAAGTTTTAAGCGAGTAGTAACGGTACATTCCTCGTTCTACAGTACCGAACACTTCATACTCCTGAGTTTGCTCGTAGTGAATTTGGTATCTTTTGTTCATCTCAGGATCGTTCGCATTGTAGATGAAGTCTCGACATAATTTGTTTTTAGGGCTTGACCTGCAATTCTGATGCGGAAATATGTGAAGTTGAGAATGTTGCCTTAGTGCGGCTGTTAGATTGGACATTGATGATGCTGCACTTGATTTAAGTGTTGAGGaatgattattattattgttgttgttgttgttgttgttgttgttattgttcGAATTGTGGTATCCATTGAACAAACTCATTTGtgaccttcttctttgtaatTCGGGATCGTTAAAGTAGTCGTAATCTAGCTCAGCATTGTCGCTTTCACTTTCCGTAGCAGTTGCATCTGCGACAGACCTATCCCAATATACTGCGTCTCTCGTGTCAGTAGGTAAAACAGGTCTTGTTTCCGGTATCGAGGAAAGCGATTGGAATGAATTATGAATCACAGGAGTGTGTTCATCCATCGCATTAGATTCTTCCTCTGTAGTGGTAccgtcatcatcattccTTATTAGCCTCCATCCGCCGGGCGGTAATCTTGGTGCAAGAATAGGAACCGCTGTACTTGTTCCAAAAGTAGCAAACTGCCCATCCCTTCTGAAGAATCTGGAAATAGGTGGCTTCATGTCTTTgtatattttctttcttcgagTAGAACTCATGGGTACTATACCGCATCCTAACATGATCTTGTTCTGTGCAAATTTTAGAAAATCGGGTTGTTTGATAATCTTTATGATCTTATGACCTTCCGAATCATATTGTGTTAGAGAAGCAGCTTTATCAATGTCATTCCGGTTCAAATATGGATCACATTTATACAACCAATATCTTCTTCCGTAAGAGGAGTCAATGTAACACTTCCATATAACGGTTTCCATATCTTTCACATCCTGGATAATAGAAACCTTTCCACTTTTATTTCTTAAACATTTGAGTTCATGACGATCATTTAAATGTTCAATATGTTGCCAGGGATCAAACGACAACTCTAATGCAACGAGTGATTTGGAGCAAGTAAATAATGCGGGATCCTGGATCGTCCACCGGTTAATGTACGAGTTGTTTGAtatattcaaaaatttgAGTCGCTGATCAACATTGATATCACTTTCGTATACTGGCGAAAGGAAATTCACTAGCCTATCGTACGGTACATTAGTATCTCTGATGTTTAAACTTTTTAATTCTGGGAAATTAAGTTTGATAAATTGTAAAGTGTCTTGACATTGATAGTAATGCGGCGTTTTTGTAATAGTGCCATCGTCAGAATAATGAAGCGGTAGTCCACCAATATTTAAATATTGCAATGTTTTGTTGTGACCATACCTACAGAGCTTCTTTAGTAAAAAAAGTGTTTGAGTCTCAGTCCAAGTCGAAGTATGTGGATGAACCTGGACATTGAGCCACTGTAATGTGCaattattgttttcatcAGTTACAGCGGGATGATAGGAAAAGAATTCCAATACCCCGCGGGGGGTTAGTTGTAAACATTCTCCGAATGATAAATGCGTCAAATTTTTCCAATGAGGAACATCATTGATCAAAGTGTTATCATCTATTGCCGTGTGTGTTAAATCCAATTTTTGCAATTCTGGTAGTAGattcaaaagttttgaTAGCGTTAAAGTAGGGATATCCGTACAATCGTTCAAGCCTAGGCAGGTAATTTGAAAATTCTCCGTCGAGTATGGGTGTGACGCCATTCTCTCCACTGCAGCATCAAAATGCTTGGTGAATAATGATCCAGAGCAGCCACAAAAGTCCACTACACTTAATACAGTACCTGGTGATAGcagaaaatatataatacgTTCGTCAATGTCTTCTTGCATATGTTCAGAGGCAAGAAACTCTCTTAGGTTGCCTTTGGTTAATAATAAGAATTCCCATAGTGTCTCATTAGTTAAGTTTTTAATCATCTTATTCATCTCACCGGTTCTCCCGAGTCCTATTGACGTAAGTTCTTGAAAATCCGCAACCTCTACTAGCCTTTTCAATCCAGGGTCAGCCTCCCGTAGGGCGCTTAAAAGTTTATGGAACGACTTTGCTGATGTGAAGTTCAAATACCTGTAAATGAGGACCCTGCATACATGATTGAATGTCCTATTAACTGTTGAATTTGAACCTAAGAACGTCTTAAGATTAGAATGATACTTCTCACTTGTGGCCGAATAATCATTGGACATAAGATCCCTGAATTGGTACGATAAAATCTCATACACTATTTCGGAAGGTAGACGCATAGTATTATTGGTATTCTCCACAACCATTATGagaataaatataataagCTAAAAGCAGCTAACAATTCCCCTTCGAATTTAATATCTAGCCTTATGGTTTACGGTTCCGGCTGATAGTTAAGCCTTGAAATATATGTTATTTTTAACTTTGTCCCTTTGCGTTGTCTTGATCCATATTAGGGTGTTttaaataatatatttgatatatatataaagttTTCCTCTTTGCCGAGAAGGAAATCCGAGACATTGCAAGTATACcaacaaaatgaaaagaagtgAAGAATATAATAAGATTAATTTCACTAAGCGTGGAGTGTCTTCTTGACTGTACTATGTACATACGTAACATAGATTATGTGATAAAATATTACTTTTAAGACCAAAGGTTAATTCAAAGGTTTCATGACTTCATCGTAAAGCATTTTCTTAAGTACTTCTAGAGGTATGTCATCCTCTTCATTCTTGTCACGGGCCTCGTTGTCAATTTTCCAGAAATTATCTTCGAGGTTGAGTTGGGGGTAATCGGGTTCGTCATCGGGATCATGGTAAGTAGCTAGGTATGGATGTTTCAAGGCTTCAACTGCGCTGATCCGTTTGTCTGGGTTAAAGGTCAACATTTTCGAGAGTAAGTCAATTGCAAGCGGGCTAACATCTTTGTTAAGAACGTTAGCCCATGGAATGCCTTTTTTCATCGGCAGTTGAGAGATGTACTCCTTTGCCCTTTTGCTTTTGATTTGTTCAAAGTCTTCTAGTGTTGGTGAACCTAGTACTTCTAGGATGATCCATAACTGGTGATGGTAATCTCTACCTGGGAATAGAGGTTTTCCCATGATCATTTCTGCCAATATACAGCCGCAAGACCATATGTCCATTGCAGTAGTATACTCTTGGAAGGAAAGCATAATTTCGGGCGCCCTGTACCAACGGGTGGCCACATATTCCGTCATGAACCCGACCATATTTTCTCTCGATTGATCGCTCGAGGCCAAACAACGAGCCAGCCCAAAATCGCAAACTTTCAGATCACAATTGCTATTGAGCAGAAGATTGCTTGGTTTTAAGTCTCTGTGGATCACTTGAGCCGAATGTAACGATTTAAGCGCCCGGAGGATCTGGTAAATAAAGTATTGGATATGGTCTTCGGACAAACTCTGCTGGCTAATAATCTTCTGTAAATCGGTCTCCATGAGCTCCTGCACTAAGTACACGGACTCAAACTTCTGCCACGACGTTGGACGCACTATATCAAGTACTGATATAATATTCTCATGCGAGTGGAAAAACTTTAAGAGCTTCAACTCTCGC of Kluyveromyces marxianus DMKU3-1042 DNA, complete genome, chromosome 3 contains these proteins:
- a CDS encoding DUF2273 domain-containing protein; amino-acid sequence: MVSLHGSENLSSSSEGSTDDIILQRPTRHDSFFKENDVNTRDSTFSVVLNESFIPEGSDDSRDRSTSMEDPGLPYSRPSHSYSNSNSSSSSRQRRLANNRNSQYMRLSINSGSSGSGSHSGASNIQSRRFSSTNTSRDTVNTAALMDTRESREVSGTPLVHSARVNSPEWTSGSHSGNDSLPQDTSKDNTDHTDHTKRSSRTVSTSALVSSDRALESIIREENESDESPERKNRSSSFYPPHNDTMITDENTQDLIENYEYHEGKPAIEEAVKLFKMEARRANRLVLPSAENKDLHRRQTSLLSSILVPPPKSAHKVSPTNSKTQEQARLIPALRKVSGSTTPTMRQGGFAPQDNSQKIDDNPFKTKTPPPPKSASIERKDSLNDNDYDTLYYIRASRKRLDELNDIERNLPLQRVDVSSVTSQESKVSIWSQFSDLFSFSRLFLLLLICLMVPPLFFFVGFGEVTGFDDEKLMKFIMQKQYRSELMPGFIWAVDLGWLRRSFVILGSLETLLLFACVGIGFGVGLSR
- the LUG1 gene encoding Lug1p produces the protein MVVENTNNTMRLPSEIVYEILSYQFRDLMSNDYSATSEKYHSNLKTFLGSNSTVNRTFNHVCRVLIYRYLNFTSAKSFHKLLSALREADPGLKRLVEVADFQELTSIGLGRTGEMNKMIKNLTNETLWEFLLLTKGNLREFLASEHMQEDIDERIIYFLLSPGTVLSVVDFCGCSGSLFTKHFDAAVERMASHPYSTENFQITCLGLNDCTDIPTLTLSKLLNLLPELQKLDLTHTAIDDNTLINDVPHWKNLTHLSFGECLQLTPRGVLEFFSYHPAVTDENNNCTLQWLNVQVHPHTSTWTETQTLFLLKKLCRYGHNKTLQYLNIGGLPLHYSDDGTITKTPHYYQCQDTLQFIKLNFPELKSLNIRDTNVPYDRLVNFLSPVYESDINVDQRLKFLNISNNSYINRWTIQDPALFTCSKSLVALELSFDPWQHIEHLNDRHELKCLRNKSGKVSIIQDVKDMETVIWKCYIDSSYGRRYWLYKCDPYLNRNDIDKAASLTQYDSEGHKIIKIIKQPDFLKFAQNKIMLGCGIVPMSSTRRKKIYKDMKPPISRFFRRDGQFATFGTSTAVPILAPRLPPGGWRLIRNDDDGTTTEEESNAMDEHTPVIHNSFQSLSSIPETRPVLPTDTRDAVYWDRSVADATATESESDNAELDYDYFNDPELQRRRSQMSLFNGYHNSNNNNNNNNNNNNNNNHSSTLKSSAASSMSNLTAALRQHSQLHIFPHQNCRSSPKNKLCRDFIYNANDPEMNKRYQIHYEQTQEYEVFGTVERGMYRYYSLKT
- the KSS1 gene encoding mitogen-activated serine/threonine-protein kinase KSS1, whose product is MPRTITYDIPSHYQLVDLVGEGAYGTVCSAIHKPTNTKVAIKKIQPFTRSMFVTRTLRELKLLKFFHSHENIISVLDIVRPTSWQKFESVYLVQELMETDLQKIISQQSLSEDHIQYFIYQILRALKSLHSAQVIHRDLKPSNLLLNSNCDLKVCDFGLARCLASSDQSRENMVGFMTEYVATRWYRAPEIMLSFQEYTTAMDIWSCGCILAEMIMGKPLFPGRDYHHQLWIILEVLGSPTLEDFEQIKSKRAKEYISQLPMKKGIPWANVLNKDVSPLAIDLLSKMLTFNPDKRISAVEALKHPYLATYHDPDDEPDYPQLNLEDNFWKIDNEARDKNEEDDIPLEVLKKMLYDEVMKPLN